In Mugil cephalus isolate CIBA_MC_2020 chromosome 7, CIBA_Mcephalus_1.1, whole genome shotgun sequence, the sequence TTGCATTAAAGCAACTGACTAAACGGTGCAAGTAATCCTTGTTCCTGCTCCAATGAGAGACCGTGAGATGGAAAACCCCTCTGTGGCATCTCCCATAGGACCCCTGAAGAGAGGTTTAGCAGCTCTCTGATCGTGCCATCTTGGCAGATACTCCTCCTAAATCCTGGCTAAGTCAAAAAATGGGCACACGAGTAAAGCACGAGGAGACTGAAGCTAGCCCGCcctacctgtcactcaaagcagccccGCTCTAAATGATGCATGAAcgggggttttgtttttttgcacttatgCATAATAAATTACTATTTGAGGAACTGTGTTGGTTAGAATTTTTCCCATTCATGCTTAGCTTAGCTACTGCCTTACCCTTGGCTCctcatacatacatttattattctttttcctGAATTCCAGTAGATTTCACAAAGAATGagaccttgttttttttttaattttcttccaGGGAGAAGGTTTAATCCTTGTCATAGTGAGCATTAGAGTCCAAAGCTGCTGCAGTGATCACAGCAAAGAGCTGGCTCCATGatccatgaaaagaaaaattctGGACAGACTGCACGGAGGCTACTCAAAATGAGATATCTGGATACAGGCCACTGACTGGAGGCTGGCTGACAATCACAATGCATCATTAGTAACTTACATGATTAAAGGGAAATTCCACTCAGTTTGGGACCCAGTGAACCAGACTCATCAGCAGGGGATGTTATGCTCTCAGAATCATCATTAAGGACAAACAGCTCCTCTATAGATTTAGAACATCCTTTTGCTAAATAAAGGGTTTAAAACACAATGTACTAAATGGAAATGACGGGTTCATTAGAATATAAATATGCTTCTACAGGCCAATAAGTGTCTGTCCCGGGACCAAAGTAACTGCACATACGGATCTTAAACTGAGTGGGATCTCCCTGTAATCCAGTGGCAGTGAAAAACACATTCTTAGGAGAGATTTCAAGAGGCAGGTAAATACCACTGGTCAGACAGCATTAACGTTTTGTTCAGAAAGTGGCAACCGGGCCACAACCAAATACACATGTAAGACATGCTGCACAGCCTTTCGTCAGtatcaacaaatacaaataataagattaaaaaaatgcatgaaatggTCATATTTAACATGTCAAGTGAGCTTCCCAAagcacaaacattcatttttaagttCTGCATACGGTAACTACGAGATCTGGAGTAACCGTGACCCTGCTACTTCAGCCCCCTTAATAGCACAAAGGACTAAACCGAATCTAAAAACTGCCATTCTGCTGAACGTGAAAACCGTCTTCCTGGTCCAGACCAGCTTGATCTTGAAAATGTAGTCAAAATAACGCGTCACACCTGCACCTGCACAGCTTCTGCTGTGGTAGCGCGTTGCTTGCGGACAGTTTAAAGTGCGGGCTCAAATTGTAGTGTCGCACTGAGGGAATAAATCCACCTCTGCCCTGCACCCTGACGCCTGAAATGTCTGACTCTCTAGCTCACTGCTGATGATTTGagtcccccccccaaaaaactttataaaatatatttaagaaacaaaaaatatatataaaatctaaaacagaTTTCCAATCACAGTGCAATAAATTCTGATAAGATTCATCCGACCTAATTTCACCATGCGTGTTGCCTTAAGCTTCATTAACGGTTTACCACCCATTGTCAATTAGCGCCGCACTGTGGACGCCctccagcaggtggtgctgttATGCTGCGTTACAGCAGAGCATGAAACAACAGAACTAAACAGCCACCCCTCTAAAGCCAGTGGCTGTGTGAGCAACCACCACCAACTACTACACAGGGACCTCATGGATTGCAGCTGTAAGTGTAAAAACTTGATCCCCCTACAGTCTGACAAAGAAACAGCTGCGTGACTTTTTGACAGCGTGGTGCTTCAGGCTTCAACGCCAACCCTCCTGAATTATAACATCCTTTGGCTAGAGAGCGCTGTCCTTTCTcagatatttataaataactcaTGGCCGTGTGTGAGCCTTGACGCTGCCTACACAGTGGTAAATCTATCTTTCAGATGCTTAAGTGAGTCAAGTCGATAGGACTTTTTGTCTAATGCAAGGCTGAACTATTTATTGCACCGTGGGCTACACTTTGACTTTCCTTCTGTTCCATCATACTGAGCATCTGAGCAGAATATTCCGATATCTCCTCTGAGCTCTCGTGACGAGACGCTAAAATCAGGCGCAACACACCGGGATGTGTGTTTAGCTAATAAGCAGGGGTTTAACCGCGCGTTTGAATTATAACACCTTATATTTACAACTTATGGAAACTCCAATTACACGGTGAGtctgataataatgtgtatttttagtgTGATTAACAAGTTCCATCCAAAGAACCAGTGAACTggattgtgtgtgtattgaaagtgtgaaatgtctttcttcctctgtgctACTTCTGACCAAAAACACACGAATGAGCCACAAAGTTGCACCGAGTGACTTCATTACCACGAAGACACGGACACACAGTGGTTGATTTTGACTCCATCTTTCGACTAAGCTGTTCTGCTGTCGGATCTATGCACTAAAAGCACCAAAAAATGTGTGACCATGCTGCTGAATGCAGTTCAACAACCTAAGCACAATTGAACCATTTCCCCTCGTTggaaaaacatttctttgttctgctcttTTCGCAGAGTTTGttgacagcaacaaaaacacagagtgcGCCCAGATTTATCTTTCAAAGCGCCTGTAAAGTTCCCCTCTGCTGCTAAGGCCTCGGAGCGCATCCAGCAAAGCCCGACTGGATCATCCGACAGGGTGCACCTCTGGAACGGGGAACAATTTGCGTGGTTTTCCAAAACAGTCATCTCACAATTGCACCCAGGTGTGTGTGAACCACTTTGAAACCCTGTTCTTTCTTTACACAGAGAGCAACGGCGTGAATGAATTAAAGAGAGCCTTTCTGAAAATGCGTACACTAAGCCATGCTGGGGCAGGCGGCGCAATGCAGCCAGGCTTTTAAATGCTGCCGTTTTCTGGAGTCGGCAATAAAACAGCGTCTCAGCCGGATGACTTTTGTGTTGCTTTCCACTGAGGGGTGAAATATATTCCTCCGACTACTCTATCCGAACTGAAACGAGTTAACAACCCGACAAAGAGTCCCGTTCAGTAACATCGTTCTCCTCGCTAACCGTCGTCACCATTTTTTGGTGAAATAAACCAGATTTTTATCCTCTGGATTTCCAGCTTAACATGCAGATGCCTTTAGAAGGAAACTGCACCacagattctttttctttctttagtgtttaatgCTACAAGCATGGCCCAGAGATGTAACAGTCACAGCTGAGATGTATGATTCAAAGCCTAAAGCCAACAGAGAACACAGTGAGTGTTATTTTGCGATGTTCTGTCTCCAAATAACCAGTGTCTCAGCAGAGAGGCGGTTTGCTGGGGCAAACTCGGTGGGTGGTGGGCAACAGCCAGAATTATTTTGGGGACTTTAAACTTTttagttcctctgaagatcagATAATCTCCCTTGGCAGGAATCGTGGTCGAGGTTGTGTTGGGTtgggttggggggagggggctcCACCTGCCGAAAGCGTTTTAAATCCAGAACCCAACAGCCGGAGGATGAAAACTTGGAGAGGTCGCAGGAGAAGGACCGTCCTCTCCAAACTGGAAGTTTAATGGTAGTTGGTAGACTTCTGCTCTCAGTGCACTTGGTGTGAAGACCACCAATGTATTTAAAGTTAATGGCCTTGGAGTGAGGACTGGGGGAGAACCAGAGTTCAAAAGTTTGTCCCTCTTTTCCATCTCACATCCTCCCACAGTTCTCTCACCCTCGCTTGAATCGCAACGTCTCTTCTGGAGGCACGAGAGTcggtggggagaaaaaaaagcatccacTGCAGCGTGATGAGAAGGAAAGTGTGTGagcagaggaagggagggaagggaggggaggaggggaggagggagggggcagggCGGAGGCTTTACCAAATGTGGGATTCACAGTGAGTCATTTTAATGACGCCCACCCCTCCTCCTAACCGGCGGTAGTTCATTCCTCCATATAACCTACAGAGAGGCGacaagaaaatgatgaaaaatgatTAATCAGATTTAAAGTTCACCTGGTTTAATGATGTGAACATTGCAGCgagaggaagaaataaaagactaaGGAAGTCAATTTTATTTGCTTCTAGCGGTTTATTTACAGACCTGACATATTAATGAACCTCaaaaaagtcttttatttaGAAGAGATTCTGTGACACTGGGAGGTGACAAACTAAAAAGTTGcccctgaacacaccacaaagacagaCAGCCAGACAACCTGCAAATAGAAGAACTAGGAACATCTACAGAGCCGTCCTATCCTGAGTCATGCTCATCAGTTCGTCTACAGTTTATTCCTCTGGATGATCCTGTTATTTATATCTGTATCAGACTAGATGAAGATGTAAAACTAGAAGAGCCTTCTGTCTTTTGAACTTAGTCATTTCATAGGCTCTTGAAACTGGCTGTTCTGCTTGAGCTGAGGACACActacaagacttttttttttgacagattttaCTCCTGAATCCCAGTTGGGAAAAGTCTGTTCCAGTGTGTAGTAGTTGGGGACAGTTGGTACTAGTTGTGGGTAGTTGGCACAAAAATCTGTTATTGTGTGAAAGGATCAGCCCCAGTCCATCAAACATGTTCGGATCAGAACACACTCGGGTAGTGTGAACTAgttactttttgttttatatttttacatattctcaacatttgcacatttcttgtttacattttgtgtcttgttgctgGACTGTAGGCCTTTAAGGatggtaatttcaatcctgtattgtgttacACATGTCAGACTTGACTTGACTCATCAGTTGTGATCAGCAGTCTTTCAGACATCCATCCAAACCTGCTGAAACCAGTCTGCTACTGAGCACTCCtagtctttttaaaatgtctaaagACTGTGAAAGTTGTGTAGTGTGTCTCCAGCGTTAGAGAACCAATGGGAGGGACATCTCTGACTGACTCCTTCTGCTGCCAAGTCAAATGCTGGTGACGGGAGTCTGAATAGAACCAGTGATGTGGGGGAAACAGCCATAGACACGCAAGTTGCATTCCTACACACAAAGTCAAACTAAGAACAACTGTGTGTACGTTACAGTTATTGTAGATGCTTCCATTTCAAGGTTAATATCATGAAGATATTGAGACAAACTGGACAAAGAGGATAAAGGTAccactcactctctctgtgtcaCTATAGAGAGGATGTTAATAAGCACTTCTACACATCCATCCACACCGTAGTCTCAGTGTTTCTGTAGTTTCAATAAATATCCAGCTAACTCTAGCTAAAAGTAACCTTATCATGTCTGTATAATGTGACAGCAACATAATTATTCAAAAGTGTGGTAATTGCACGCATCAGTACACTTGATAACTGTACTGTAATGTTCCATCGTGTTACACCAGAATGATATTTACCTCCATGTGTTGGCGTCTGGGTCGTAGACTTCTATAGTTTTGAGGTACGTTGTCCCGTCAAAGCCTCCTACTGCCATCAGCTGACCATTCACCACCGCCAAGCCCACCTACAGACACACAATTACATTAACACCTCACCCAACACTGTGAATCATCAGGCCTTACAATTACACCCGCAACGTCACCCTTTACATAAACACTGGGTGCCAATTTGCGGGGAACACATCACAATGTTTACACTAACAGCCAATAATGACAACTGAAAAAGAGACTTCATCTGCCTGAGCGTGATTGTAAGTAGTGTggaacttttttaaaaaaaacagatgcctTTGTAACaatgttaacaaaaaaagatcCTCCTGTTTTCAGAgctcagaaaaaacacacagcaggatgAGAGTCTGGAATGCTACAGATCGTTCTGATTCTTGGATGGTGGTCAGTATCTGGCAATCGCTGCTCCATGGAGAAGAAACTCCAGGGAGACATCATCTAGTACAGCAATGCTGCTTTTTCGGAGGTTTTGCCAGTTGTGAGCCGTTTATGCGCATTTATAGACCTATAAAACTAAACGCCAGTTTCCATTAACGCTACACACCAAGAGGGTCTAAGTAGTGTTATgttgataaataataaagctgCATTTCCAATTACCATCAGCACAAGtcattaaagttaaatcatACTAAACACTATGTATGCTAATTTATGGGACAATATACTGTAGTAAACAACATCTTTCCTAATTAGGTCTCCGCTGCATAAATCTCAACTTTGGTGATGAATAGCATCATTAGATAAAGCTTGATTCAGAGATTTCCTGTTAAAAATGTGATATTAGGAGAATCTGAATAAAAGTTTGAAAGTTTAATGGGTTTCATTTAGTGGTAAGTTAACTAAAGATTTAAACAACTCATAAGAAAATATTTGGTAGATTCACAGATTGAAAAAAATCGTTTGTTGCAGCTCTAGGTACAATTCCTTAACTATggcacatttattaaaatataccAGGTTAAATGCAACGTAAGCTCTTatccaacaaacacacacacaccccgctCCGCCTGGACGTCATAGCCACTACAGGAGACCACTGGTTGGTTCTGGGGTTGTATCGCTCAGCACTGCTCAGCTCCGTGGTGTCATCTCTCCCTCCGACAGAATAAATCATGTCCTGGTAGACCGCGCAGCCCAGGTGCTTTCTCCTGGTTCCCATGGGGGACACAGTGTGCCAGCGGTTTTCTTGAGGGTTGTAGCGTTCAACtgagcagaagagaagaagaacagaagaagatcGAAAGTTGAAAAACAGGAAAGTTTGTGTTTCAGATCACAgcccaaaagaagaagacattttaaagtaaagTATGTGCATCATGTGCTGAGATGGCAGAAGAAGTGACTTGGAGTTTACCATGATCCAGTACCATACCTGTATTTAATGGGGACGTCCCATCGGACCCTCCTACTGCATAAAGGAATCCTCCCAGCACGGCCACGGCTACACCAAGCCGCCTGGTGCTCATGGAGGCTACACGAGTCCATTTGTTCTCCTTAGGATCATACCTGGAGCACGGGATAATCATGAAGATGTTAATCATGAAGACGTGAAGGTATCTGAAGGCACGCCACGCTCTCCCCTGAGCTACTTTAAGTCAGAAAGCAGCATGGAGTAGCTTTCAGTTAAAAAAGAGGAAGGCTTTAGCTTCATGGAATGAATAGATGGGTGGCTCACTAAACACACAGGAGTTCTGAGCGATACCTTTCAACAATATTGAGACAGGAAACTCCATCCTGTCCTCCCACAGCATACAGATAACCACCAAGCACAGCGACGCCCACGCTGGTGCGACAAGTGCTGGTGGGGGCCACATCGCTGCTCCACTGATTGGTCTTCGGATCATAcctggagaggagaaaaaaccCTTTAAGTCTCAGAAATGTTGGGTGTGATTCCATCTCACTAGCAGAACAATAACAGACAAGCAGAGAACCATAGTGAACAGctaaagagaaaagagagaaagccTGAGTGATCATGGCAGACCTCTCCACAGAGTTGAGGTACGATGAGCCGTCGTGGCCTCCAACAGCGTACAGCAAGTCATCCAGGACACTGACACCGACTCCACATCGCCGTTTGCTCATCGAGGCCACCATCCGCCACTCGTTGGTCTGTGGATCGTAGCGTTCCACGCTGGATATGGCATCTCCGCTGCACCAACCACCCACTACAAGACAAGGAGATGTGCAGAAGATGTACACGACATTTTATAACGCTGAGAATTTGAATGTGAGTTAAACTATACAACTGTATAACTTCAGTGTCTACTGGTGCTGACCTGCAAAAAGGACTTCTCCACATCTGATGGGTTTCCTCGGCCGGGTTCTGGGGCCCTGCATCAGTGGCCTTTCCTGTGGCAGCAGCAGGTAATTCTTTGCCTCATCAACCAGGTCtctgaaacaacagaaatacGTGCATGAATCAATCATATTATCACATTatcatcttctccttcagcaTCCCTTAAAGATCAAAGCCAAAACAGCGGGAAAGCAGCACCCACCTGCATTCCTCGTCACTCTTGATGAGAGGATCAGAACCCACCGTGCCCACCAGGAATTTAGGGCTGAGCAGGGGCAGACGGACATGCTGCAGGACCTGAAGGACACAACATTTCAGTCAACACAAGATGCATTCGCACATGACAATAACTGCATCAAAGCAGCAAACAGATGATAACAAACAGAGGTGTTAACCCTAACTAGATGttttcaattaattaaatattgtaAGATGAAGAAAAGTGATGAGCTCTGGAGGAATATGATTTCACAGGAAACCGCTCTGATCCCAGTTAAGGGTTTAAGCAGgtcttaaatgtgtttttctcccccAAACCTGTGGCAGCTGAGGCCTGCGTTCTTGGATGCTGTATTTCACCCAGGCCATCACTGCGTTGAAAACCTGCTCCTCGCTGCGCACGTTCAGctcgtcactggagatgatgtcAATCAGCTGGTTGGCAGGCAACAGCATGAACTCCTCGCTTTCCATTACCTATGACAATTAGATTTCACGGCCAGTCAAAGAGTGAACAGTGCGTTCAAGGTTCCAGTAAATCTGCAGATCGATTTTATGCTGCCTTTTGGTCGTCAAACAGGCTTCGTTGATGTTTCTTTAAGTTATTCAGCTCGCCCTCTacacttaaaaacaacattcaacagtgacaaaacaaaacttatgtcagtgaattatcttttcttttgttttgttgattaCTGCTACCTCAGACTTATCATACTGTTAGGAGCAGTAACAATGCTGAAAAGAACCAGCTGATGCTTTGTAACAGAAGATTTCTATGACCAGCTATGGCAGGAAACACAAAGTTGTCAGTTATTTGGTACCGACGTTAACAGACCTCATAGCAGACATTTTGGATTGTGGCAGCAAAAAAAGGACAAGTATAACCAGGCggcaacctccgggtctgagcgAAGAAGCCCATgctgaagtgcaaaaaaaatggcCACTAGAATCTGGCTCCAAAGGGGAGTAAATTCttatagacccccatgttacaAAGCCTGAGGTTATAGcctcattaaacatgtttacaacctggtacaaaaaatgaaGCTGGtctaatagtttatttcactattcatgggTGACATTAAGTGTACgggggatgattttttttttctaactcatttgtttagtttttattaaggtttaaaaatcTGCATACTTCTCACTTTGAGTGACACTTTGAGCTAACTGGTaacggagagttgggtgggcgggtctcaacgtccaggctgctttagctccaccCCAACATGAcctccatgtccatatttggagtatggGCGGAGTAAAGCGACCGCGGGCTCCATCCACTTTCGCACTTGAACTTCCCTGAGCTGTACATTGTAGCTCACTATAATGACTTCAAGGGACACCTGTAAACTAAAACGTATCTAATCTGTGCTTGCAAACACACTTTATAATctattttaattcagtttcaccATAACTTTGCATTTAGTTGCCACTAAATGTAGCTTTTTAACCTGTTGACATTAGTTGTCAGGAATCTTCAGGCCTTCTTGTTCCAGTTAACACGCTGCACACAGACAACCCCAAATACTTAGCAAAAAATGTTGACACACAACTACAAAAAGCTTGCATAGTAACAACAGCATGTGGAAAAGCAGAGGCTGGTCCACTTGGTAACACCATGATCAAACCTCTAATGTATATATATCATATGTGGGTGGAAGTCTTGTTATGTGTGTTTCCAAGCAGTGTAGACAGCTGCCAGAATTCTGAAAAAGAGCCGGCCCCCGTAGTCACTTTCCCGAACAATCGTTCTATAGCAGAGTGTCCAAAACTGACACATTGGGGTGATCTTTGATAAGGTAGtccgtttgtttttttgcactgccgTTCTCACTGATCCAACTCTTCACATTAATAATTAGTAAGCCTGTTAGGAGCCTGGCTAGTAATGAAAGCAATAAGCTGGAGTTAGAACACTGCTGGAGATGTGGAAGATAGCAAGCTGTGCATAATGGATACCACAAACAAGACTGGACAAGAGATGTTAGCAAAACAAAGCACCTggaaagttgaaaaaaaaaaaaaaaaaaaaaagctgaacagtCCAACTGTGAGATTAACCATCTAATTAATTTCTTCTGAATATTTCCAGGAttctgtttgtgctttttcatgAAAAACTGCTCCCACTAACCATCTTTGCTGCCAAAAAGCTTAGGGGCATCTGATGGTAGTTTTGAGGTCATGCATCACATCAGAGAATcaaactgattaaaaataaaatgcaaaatatgccGAGAAAGATCTGATtttataagatttttttttaatcagcagaTTTTTGAACAGTGGGATAATTATGAGATACGTGCTTTGGAGAAAAATACTCCTTTGACATctaatctttttctttcaaaagggGACTTTTGTAAAACTACATTCACTGAGGCAATATTTCCAGAAGGCAATGTACATTAATAACTTAATCAAATCAAAGTTGTAGTTTTAGATCAAACTGCTTGTGAATAGCCAGTAGTCTACAGATGTTAATTCATTGTGTTTGTTGAGTTTTGGTGCATACACAGAAGTTATCTGCATTTCTTTCTGTGAAAAGCTAAATTCCTGGGCGATAAAATACAATCACTGCATccattaaatattttagttttctaaTCTATTTCTGTGCCGTTTCAGCATGAAACTCACATGTCCCACATAAACAAGCAACACCTGACACAGTTTTCACCATCAATGGCATTAGTAACTGTGTGCCCACGTCCTGAGGCTCGGAAAAAGGACAAACCAACGGTCGACAAGAGATTACTGTTAGAAAATAGACATGTTGAATTCCACATGCTTTCAATAAGGAGAAGTAGAATGTATATTCACAGGACGGGTGTTGATGCGGATTTTCCTGCAGTAACCAAatcttttctttccatgttCACGTGGGAGCAAACAAGAGCAAACAAGAAATGGAAAGCACAGCTCTGCGTCTCCCTGCAGTGTGCAGGATCCAAGGACTCTATTACCTCATTgttgttctgcttgtttttatATGCTAAATAACTTAACTCAATGTCTAATACTCAAGTATGTACGTCTGTCTACTAGGACATATTTAAAAGACAGATTAAATATGTGCTCTCACCTCCTGGAAATTGTGCTGGGTGAACTTGTCTGCGATGCGAAGCAGCTCGCGGCAGGAGTGCGTGTCAGCGAAGGCCCTGATGCCCAGACAGTTGGACGGATCCAGCTGCCTCTTGAGGAACTCGCAGCAGGCCTCTTGAATCTCAGCCAGCTGGAGGAGGCAGGCTGCAGGGAGCAGTGTCTGGACATTTCCCTCCTCTACAGTCACCTGGGAGGACGGAGATCAGGAAATTAGAGACATACACAGACTTTTTTTATACTCCTGAGATGAAACTACGACTGGGGAAGTGTTTGAGCTGAAGTCTGCAAAATGTCTCCGTTCTGATGCTCAGAAACCGTGTGGCTCCAGATGTCCATGCAGTTTTTGAAAAGTTTGCTTCTCGCTCTAGTCACAGCTGATCTacattcttcacatttttatGATAGATTCCAATGCCTTCTGAAGAATATCTGTGTATATTCTCTTAGAAAAGTTGTATTGTTCACCTAACTGGTTTGATATAAAGTCAAAATAAGGTGAAGTATTTGCTTTTCCAAAGTCTTGTTGAGTGTGTTATGCAGAAGCGAACACAGAAGTAATTATTCCTACCTGTGAGGTGTAGGCGAAGTCAATGAGCAGCTCCATGGCTCTCTCATCAATGTCTCGAATGACCACTTCAGTCTGCCTACTCTCTGCCAACTCTCCAGTAAACATGGCCCTGAAGAGACCATGGAAATGCAGATGTATTTAGACACAGATCCATGCGACTGATGAATGCTGGTGGAAGTTAAATGGCCTTCGTACCTGAAGTAGGGGCTGCAGGCCGACAGGATCACACGATGAGCGTAAATCTTCTTAGCACCCACCACTAGCACCACATCGCAGAGCTCCCTGTGCTTCCTCAACAGGTTGATGACCTCCAGGGTCTGCCGTGGGTGTTTGTCTGAGACATAGGGCATGCGTGCAGGCTGGGGGACCCCTTCAGGAAGCTTGTTGGGGTCCCCCAGAGTACAGCGGCTGGTGATGTCCATTCCAGTGGCGTCTTGGCGTGCGCTGGTGACCCTTG encodes:
- the klhl20 gene encoding kelch-like protein 20, which translates into the protein MDAKPMRRVTSARQDATGMDITSRCTLGDPNKLPEGVPQPARMPYVSDKHPRQTLEVINLLRKHRELCDVVLVVGAKKIYAHRVILSACSPYFRAMFTGELAESRQTEVVIRDIDERAMELLIDFAYTSQVTVEEGNVQTLLPAACLLQLAEIQEACCEFLKRQLDPSNCLGIRAFADTHSCRELLRIADKFTQHNFQEVMESEEFMLLPANQLIDIISSDELNVRSEEQVFNAVMAWVKYSIQERRPQLPQVLQHVRLPLLSPKFLVGTVGSDPLIKSDEECRDLVDEAKNYLLLPQERPLMQGPRTRPRKPIRCGEVLFAVGGWCSGDAISSVERYDPQTNEWRMVASMSKRRCGVGVSVLDDLLYAVGGHDGSSYLNSVERYDPKTNQWSSDVAPTSTCRTSVGVAVLGGYLYAVGGQDGVSCLNIVERYDPKENKWTRVASMSTRRLGVAVAVLGGFLYAVGGSDGTSPLNTVERYNPQENRWHTVSPMGTRRKHLGCAVYQDMIYSVGGRDDTTELSSAERYNPRTNQWSPVVAMTSRRSGVGLAVVNGQLMAVGGFDGTTYLKTIEVYDPDANTWRLYGGMNYRRLGGGVGVIKMTHCESHIW